In bacterium, the genomic window AGCTTGCCGTAGGTGAACAGCGAGTTGCGGATGTTGCGCGCCGGGCCGGAGCGGGGCGTGCGCCGGGCCTCGCCATCCACCAGCGCCGTGGCTTTCTCCGGGATGCTGCCCCAGGCGTTCACGGTCGTGTCATCCAGGACCATCATGTTGCCGACCAGCCGCGGCGAGGGGTCGGTGTAGGTGGCGATCTCGCCCTCCCACCCGTAGCTCGTAGGGTACAGACGCTTCGGCAGGTGCTTCTGGGCGATCCCCGCGCCAATGGGGTCGGCCACCTCAAAGGCCTCCTCGAGGCTCTTGAACCAGACGTAATGGCCGGCCGCCTGCGGGTGGCCGTCGGACGGGCACAGCGCGTAGCGGTTGGCGTAGCTCATCAGTTGGTCAATCCGGTCGCCCATGTCCACGAAGGGAATCTGGTAGTTCAGCGCCAGCTCCATCAGGTGACCCGTGTTGGGCGTGTAGCCGCGCAGGTTCTGCCACATGCAGAAGAGGAACTCGCAGTCCGGGTAGCGTTCCTGCAGCCAGCGGATGCTCGCCTCGAAGATCGCACCCTCTTCGGGCATGTCGGTCTTCTCGTTGGCGCCGCTGCCGAATAGGACGAGGTCGGGGCCGGGGCCCTGCGGCCGGTCGAAGAGGCCCGGGTACATCTCCTGCCATGTCTTGCCCGCGGGCTGGCCATTGGTCTCGGGGTTGGGCGGCAGGCTCAGCGAAGCGTATTCCGCCAGCCCCGAGGTCGCCTCCGAGATGCACGAGCCGTCGCAGGCCATGTAGTTGAGCAGCAGCTTGTCCGGCGTGACGTTGAACTTGCGCAGCAGCTCCGTCCGCAGCCGCCCGCCCCAGGCGTAGTAGTGCTGCCAGCGCCCCACCGTGGCCGTCAGGTCAGGCCGGCCGATCAGCTCCCCGTTGAAGATGTCCTGGGCCAGTGGCTGCTTGTACTTCGGCGAGGCGGGGTCCTCGTCGTACGGGTACAGCGGCGGGTTAGCGCTGCCGCGGTCAATGGAGGAGCCCATGAGGATGATGTGCAGCGGCTCGCCGCGCCAGAGCTTGCGGATGGTGCGGGGGATGCTCCGGTAGAGGGTCGGCGGTTTCCTCAGCTCGCCCAGTGCCGGCGTCTCGCCGGCGACGGCGCCCTTCACCAGCGCCGGCGCGTAGATCAGCACGTCCGCGTCCTTGCTCAGGTTCTCAAACTCGACCATCAGCGCAATCGAGTTGATCTGCTCGTCGGCGGACTCGTTCTTGTGGACGGGCCGAGTGCCCACGACTTCGCACTTCTCCAGCTTGAGCGCAAAGTCGTTCGCCGCGCCGGAGGTGACGGTGTATGACTTCGCCTTCACCAGCTCGCCCCGCGAGTGCTTCGGGAACTCATCGGCGCGGCTCATGCCACAGTCCGACGGCTTCCACTTGCCGGTCTGGCTGTCAATCTTGAGTACATGCACCGAGGCCTTCAGGCTGTCGGGCGCCTTCTGCTGGCCGCAGAGGGACAGGCTCACGAGATCGCCGTGCCGCAGTTGCACCTCGGGCAGGAACATGACCTGATACAGGTGCTTGCCGGGCTTGAGCGCCACGATGTTGCGCGTGAAGACCAGCGGCTTGACGCTCTCGACATGCCCGGCGACGGTGACCGTGACATCGCCATAGGCCTCGGCGTTCCAGCAGGCGACATAGCCCGCCGAGTACGCCCGGGCTTGAGCGGCGCGGCTGTTGTCGAAGCAGTGGAAGTCGAACTGCGGGTTGAGCAGGAGGTTCATGGTCTGGGCCTTTGCGGTGAGGGGGAGAGTGGCAAGCAGCAGACAAGGCAACAGGTAACGAAGCATGGTGCACCTCGGCGGCGGGGTCCGGTGAGGCGTGGAGGTTCGGCAGGAGGAGGGGCAATACCTGTCGGGGCGGAGGCCGTGGGAGGGGCCGGATATCATCCGGCCCGCCGTGGGCAGCGCACGTCGCCTTGTGCCATCCGCCAAGAATGGCGGGCCGGCCAATAGCCGGCCCCTCCATACGACAACGAGAGGCGCGATGAATCGCGCGACTACTGGCTGGGCGGCAGGTCCAGCTTGATGTGCAGTTCCCGCAGCTGCTTCACATCCACTGCGCCCGGGGCGTCGGCCATCAGGTCCACCGCCCGCTGGGTCTTGGGGAACGCGATGACCTCGCGGATGTTGTCCTCGCCGCACATCATCATCACAATCCGGTCGAAGCCCGGCGCGATGCCGCCGTGGGGGGGCGTGCCATACTCGAAGGCGTTCAGCAGGAAGCCGAACTTGCGGTCGGCCTCCTCGGGGCTGATGCCCAGGATGTCGAAGACCTTCTGCTGGATGTCCCGGCGGTGCACCCTGATGCTGCCCGAGGCGCACTCGCTGCCGTTGATGACGACGTCATAGCTGAGCGCCCGCACCCGCCTGGGGTCGGTGTCGAGCAACTCCCAGTCTTCGTGGTGCGGCATGCAGAAGGGATGGTGCTCGGCGTCCCAGCGCTTCTCTTCCTCGTTCCACGAGACCAGCGGGAAGTCCACCACCCACAGCGGGGCGAAGGTCATGGGCTGGATCAGGCCCATGCGGTCGGCCATCTCGCGGCGCATCCAGTCCAGGCTCTCGGCGACGATGGCCGGCTGGTCGGCCACGAGCAGCAGCAGGTCACCCGGCCGGGCGGCGCTGCGCCGCTTCATCTCGGCGATCTGTTCGTCGGTGAAGAACTTCGCCACCGGCGCCTCCACCCCGTCGGCGGTGACGCGCATCCACACCAGCCCGCCCGCCTTGTGCTGCTTGGCAAACTCGGTGAGCTTGTCCAGTTGCGCCCGTGGGGTGTCGCCGCAGCCCTCGGCGTTGATTCCCTTGACCTGCCCCCCGCGCGCGGCGACATCGCGGAAGACCTTGAACTCCACCTCGGGCGCCAG contains:
- a CDS encoding SGNH/GDSL hydrolase family protein codes for the protein MLRYLLPCLLLATLPLTAKAQTMNLLLNPQFDFHCFDNSRAAQARAYSAGYVACWNAEAYGDVTVTVAGHVESVKPLVFTRNIVALKPGKHLYQVMFLPEVQLRHGDLVSLSLCGQQKAPDSLKASVHVLKIDSQTGKWKPSDCGMSRADEFPKHSRGELVKAKSYTVTSGAANDFALKLEKCEVVGTRPVHKNESADEQINSIALMVEFENLSKDADVLIYAPALVKGAVAGETPALGELRKPPTLYRSIPRTIRKLWRGEPLHIILMGSSIDRGSANPPLYPYDEDPASPKYKQPLAQDIFNGELIGRPDLTATVGRWQHYYAWGGRLRTELLRKFNVTPDKLLLNYMACDGSCISEATSGLAEYASLSLPPNPETNGQPAGKTWQEMYPGLFDRPQGPGPDLVLFGSGANEKTDMPEEGAIFEASIRWLQERYPDCEFLFCMWQNLRGYTPNTGHLMELALNYQIPFVDMGDRIDQLMSYANRYALCPSDGHPQAAGHYVWFKSLEEAFEVADPIGAGIAQKHLPKRLYPTSYGWEGEIATYTDPSPRLVGNMMVLDDTTVNAWGSIPEKATALVDGEARRTPRSGPARNIRNSLFTYGKLSLGDRHVLELTGEGAKLTAADCKICPDRRSYPVDNPAWTLGAKEPEPFASQWGAPFGDKQVKLQPGESLSIWAAGTDLALAYVDDAQGGKLRVTVDGTAPVEITANAPYKDATGKEIFMENRKGFRNLGYGLHAVKVEAVDGPVAVLGLFAYDTRSGDTGRRVTGLAQPGETIRFTPPFRGRPVVLGYGGLAVKPEDISTTGVKFSGTGPGTYEAVGEW